The genome window ACCACTATCCAGTCGATTACTAACGATTACCCGGCTGATATTCGGGCCTTTGGAACTGGTATAACCAACGCCGAAACGGCGAACGTCATTGGTGACTCGCTGACGATCGTCATGCCGGTCGTGGTTCTGCTCCTGCTGATATTCTTGGTCGTCGCCTATCGCGATCCGATTGATCTCTCGTTAGGATTGCTATCGCTGCTGATGACCGTCATCTGGACGTTCGGCTTCCTAGGATTCTCTGGGATCCCGTTTAGCCAACAGATGATCGCTGTCCCGGTGTTGTTGCTCGCGGTCGGGGTTGACTTTGGAATCCATATCATCAACCGCTATCGTGAGGAGACGGTCAAAGGCTACCAAGCCGTTGAGGCGATGCGAGAAGCGAATAATCAGCTGATGATCGCCTTCATTATCGTCACCGTCACGACGGTGTTTGGATTCGGCGCCAACGTCGTCTCCGACCTCGGCCCGATCCGCGATCTCGGTATCGCCTCGGCGATCGGGATCATCTTCACGTTCCTGATTTTCGGCTTGTTCCTGCCAGCAGCGAAGCTTGAAGTTGACAAACTACGCGACGCGTACGGCGTTCCGGAATTCAACTCGGCACCGATCTCATCGAGCGACTCCACGCTGGGTCGGTTACTAACCTTCCCAACACAGGTTAGTCAGTACGCGCCGATCGCGTTCGTCGTGGTGCTGCTTATTACCGGCGGGATGGCAACTGCCTATGGCAGCGGTGTTGACACCTCTTTCGAAACGGAAGATTTCCTCCCTCCCGAGGAGTTACCCGAGTACGTTACGGCGCTTCCAGAGCCGTTTGCGCCCAGTGAATACACCGTCACGGAAACCATCTCGCTGTTACAGGATCGCTTCTCTACCAGCCAAGACCAATCCGTGACAATATATGTTGAAGGAAACTTCGAAGAGGAACACGCCTTAGAGGCGCTCGTCGCTCCGAACGAAAATCCGCCTGAAGCACTTGCCGTTGGCGACGGTGGCCGTGCTCGGCCGACGAGCATCGTCACGGTGATCCAGTCACAGGCCGAACGCGACCCTGAATTTGGCCGTCTCGTTGCCCGTAGTGATGTCGACGGGAACGGGGTTCCCGATCGGAATCTTGAGCTGATCTACGATGAGTTGTTCGCGTCATCGGCCGGCGACCGGGCCGCACAGTACCTCACTCCGGATCGGCGGAACGCTCAGATCGACTACGCCATCGACGCGAGTGCGAGCCAAGGCGAGGCCGCTGCTGATGCGCGACAATTCGCCGAGAACTTCCGCCTCGAGGCGACAGCGACGGGACAACTCGTGGTGTTCGATGCGGTCACGGACATTATCTTCAACTCAGCAATTCAGGGGCTGGTCCTCGCGATGGGGCTGACTGGCGTCTTCCTGATCATCTCATACGGGGTCTTAGAAGGGAAACCACTGCTCGGGATTGTGAACCTGTTCCCAATTGTAATCGCCATCGCATTCCTCCTCGGAACGATGCGAGCTCTTGGGCTGTCACTCAACGCCTTGACTGCGACAATCCTCTCTATCTCGATTGGACTCGGGATTGCCTACTCTGTTCACGCAACACACCGGTTCATCGACGAGTACAACGAGAACGCAGACGCGCTCGAATCGATGATAATCACCTTCTCTGGGACCGGTGGTGCGTTGCTCGGCAGTATGCTTACCACGTCGCTCGGGACCGGTGCGCTTGCGTTGGCAATTACCCCTGTCCTTGGGGACTTCGGCTTACTGATGGCGTTGAGCGTAATCTACTCATTTATCTTCACCATCGTTGCGCTCCCGCCGGCCGTTCTGTTGTGGGAACGATATCAGAGCGCCTTGTCGGATACTGTCCTGTCCCCGTCTTCCCCCTGAGAGGCTCGTTCCAGGTTCAGTGCTGGGGGTGAATTGCCTCGGGGTCTCCCCCCGTGGTGTTCGCCTCGACAGGCTGTCTCTCATGTCTGTTTTATAATACTCTTCTGCTGGTTTCTGTGGCAAAAATTAGCATGGACAGCATAGATTGAAGTAAGTCTCTCATCGATCACCACGTGCCGGACGCTGTCATGCGACGACTACTGACAGTTGCCGTGGCACGGAACTCGCAGTCGAGTCGCGTGACGGTGTCTGGTACTATCCTGGCAAACGGCTCTCCGCTGAAACCGTTCGCTTCCACCGTTGACACGATGTGATTTTCCCCGGTTACTGCGTGCTACAGTCTTGATCTCGCGCGTCAATTCCTTGCTTGACGTGGTCGTCGGCCTGCTCTACCTCACCGTTCTGACTATCAATAGCTGCCTCGATGAACTGTTCACTCGATTCCCGCATCGATTCAGCCACACAGGTCTGTTCAATGAAGACTTCCCGGGCGGATGCCGGTACTGCTGATTCAGCGCTCCGGTACCGGGAGCGGGCTGTATCAAACCGGCCACTCGCTTCGACAAATGTCACGTCTACTTCCTGATACTCCATCCGGTTGTACGCCTCTACTCCAGCCCAGTATACCCCGAGCCCCTCGTAATACGGGTATGTTGCGTGAGCATAGCGCTGATACGTATCAATTAACGCACTCAGATTCCCGTATAGTTCTCTGATTTCTGTCCGATTAACCGCACTTGTA of Halorubrum trapanicum contains these proteins:
- a CDS encoding RND family transporter, producing MALSDRIEAGVRRLNDAIVDRPRQVIAVFLVLTVVFAGGMGLVSTDTGATDAFTEGLDEQEALDAVNQEFDDPFEADSESTQLIHTGGNVLTKEALTRELRLLEDISQRDDLRVGSVNGPATVVATTLDPSATTIAEQRRAVESASPTAVRRTVRQLSQSPQFSRSLSTDFNPTAVSASASITVVSHDVPAGFSNLQELQTTIQSITNDYPADIRAFGTGITNAETANVIGDSLTIVMPVVVLLLLIFLVVAYRDPIDLSLGLLSLLMTVIWTFGFLGFSGIPFSQQMIAVPVLLLAVGVDFGIHIINRYREETVKGYQAVEAMREANNQLMIAFIIVTVTTVFGFGANVVSDLGPIRDLGIASAIGIIFTFLIFGLFLPAAKLEVDKLRDAYGVPEFNSAPISSSDSTLGRLLTFPTQVSQYAPIAFVVVLLITGGMATAYGSGVDTSFETEDFLPPEELPEYVTALPEPFAPSEYTVTETISLLQDRFSTSQDQSVTIYVEGNFEEEHALEALVAPNENPPEALAVGDGGRARPTSIVTVIQSQAERDPEFGRLVARSDVDGNGVPDRNLELIYDELFASSAGDRAAQYLTPDRRNAQIDYAIDASASQGEAAADARQFAENFRLEATATGQLVVFDAVTDIIFNSAIQGLVLAMGLTGVFLIISYGVLEGKPLLGIVNLFPIVIAIAFLLGTMRALGLSLNALTATILSISIGLGIAYSVHATHRFIDEYNENADALESMIITFSGTGGALLGSMLTTSLGTGALALAITPVLGDFGLLMALSVIYSFIFTIVALPPAVLLWERYQSALSDTVLSPSSP